The Aeromonas encheleia genomic sequence CTACGACGGCGTGGTGGGCGGTCGTTCGGTCGGCGTCCCAGGCACGGTGCGCGCGCTGGAGCTGGCCCATCAGCGCTATGGCAAGCTGCCCTGGGCCACGTTGTTCGAGCCGGCCATCACGCTCGCCGAGCAGGGCTTCATCATCAGCCCGCGGCTGGCCACCTTGCTGCAAAAGGATCCCTACCTGGCCAAGGATCCCGACGCCCGCGCCTACTTCTATCTGCCGGATGGCACCCCAAGGGCCGCCGGCAGCAGGCTCAGCAACCCGGCGCTGGCCGGGGTGCTGCAGACCCTGGCCCGGGAGGGGGCCGACGCCTTCTATCGGGGGCCGCTCGCCGAGGCCATGGTGGCCAAGGTGCACCAGCACCCCACCAACCCCGGCGTGCTGGCGGCCGCGGATCTGGCCAGCTACAGCGCCAAGCTGCGGGACGGCCTCTGCTTCGACTATCGCCAGAGCGAGGTGTGCGGCTTCCCGACCCCCTCCTCCGGCACCATCGCCCTGGGCCAGATCTTCGGCATGCTGGAGAGCCGCGACATGGCGGCCCTCAAGCCGGTGCCCACGGCCGACGGCCGGCTGGCAGCATCAAGCGAGGCCATCCACCTCTACAGCGAGGCGGCGCGGCTCGCCTTCGCCGACCGCAACCAGTATGTGGCGGACGGCGACTTCGTCGGCGTGCCGGTGCAGGGGCTGCTCGACAAAGGCTACCTCGCCGAGCGCGGCAAGCTGATCGGCACCCGCTCCATGGGGATCGCCCAGCCCGGCACGCCGCCACTGGCGCTGGCCCGCGGCAAGGACGCCACCCCTGAGCTGCCCTCCACCAGCCACGTCTCCATCGTCGACAAGGCGGGGATGGCGGTCTCCATGACCAGCTCCATCGAGGATGGCTTCGGCTCGCGGCTGATGGTCAACGGCTATCTGCTCAACAACCAGCTCACCGATTTCTCCTTCACCTCGGCGGATGCCGCCGGTCTGCCGGTGGCCAACCGGGTCGAGCCGGGCAAGCGCCCGCGCTCCTCCATGTCGCCCCTGCTGGTGTTTGACAAGCAGACCGGCGAGCTGGAGATGAGCCTCGGCTCCCCCGGCGGCTCGGCCATCATCAACTACGTGGGCAAGACGCTGCTCGGCACCCAGGACTGGGGGCTGAACCTGCAGCAGGCCATCAACCTGCCCAACTTCGGCAGCCGCAACGGCCCCACCGAGCTGGAGCAGGGGCGCACGCCCCAGGCCGTGATCGAGGGTCTCAAGGCCAGGGGACATGAGGTGCTGCTGAACGAGCAGACCTCAGGCCTGCAGGGGGTGGAGCGCAACGCCGCCGGCTGGTTTGGCGCCGCCGATCCCAGACGGGAGGGGGTGGCCAGGGGCGAGTGATCGCCGCAAGCTCATCACAGCGGAGGCGGCCAGGGTGCCGCCTCCGCACCTTGTCCGTTTGCCTCGCGTGGCGGCCCGAACAACCAATCACCGATGAATTACTCCTGCCAAGAAAAGGGCAAACATCCCGCCTTCTCCCCTCAGTTTCATTACTTATTCACATTTAATCGCAGATATGGGCATAAATGTGGATAAAGATTGCCAATTCTGCATAAATGTATTATTTTTCAACAGAAACGGCAGCGTTGTCTTCAACACTCTGTGCTTGCTGCGGCCGACACTGTCTCTTTCGCCCCCTGCTCATTGACAGCTGCCCTCTTCGCCCCCGCGGTGATCTGGTAGCCCACTGACTGCCATTAGCGAGGTGACGATATGGACCATTCACTCCCCCTGATCACGACTCTGGTAGGCGGCCTGGTGCTCGCCTATCTGTTTGGCATGCTGGCCCAGCGCCTGCGCATCTCCCCCATGGTGGGCTACCTGGCAGCAGGCGTCGTCTGCGGCCCCTTCACCCCCGGCTATGTGGCCGATCTGAGACTCGCCCCCGAGCTGGCGGAGATCGGCGTCATCCTGCTGATGTTTGGCGTCGGCCTGCACTTCTCCCTGAAGGATCTGCTGTCCGTCAAACAGATCGCCATCCCCGGCGCCATAGTGCAGATCACCCTGGCGACCCTGCTCGGGCTCGGCCTCTCCCAGTTGCTCGGCTGGAGCATCACCGCCGGGCTGGTCTTTGGCCTGGCGCTCTCGACGGCCAGCACTGTGGTGCTGCTGCGGGCGCTGGAGAGCCGGGGCCAACTCGATACCAGGGAAGGCCGCATCGCCATTGGCTGGCTGATCGTCGAGGATCTGGTGATGGTGCTGGCGCTGGTCCTGCTCCCCATACTGGCGAACCTGCAGACCGGAGGCGAGACCCTGACCCTGGCCCATGTGCTCCGGGATCTGGGCTTCACCCTGGCCAAGGTGGCCGCCTTCATCGCACTGATGACCATAGGGGGCCGCCGCCTCATCCCCTGGATGTTGGCCCGCACCGCCGCCACCGGCTCCCGCGAACTCTTTACCCTGGCCGTGCTCTCCTGCTCACTCGGCATCGCCTTTGGCGCCGTCAAGCTGTTCGGGGTCTCCTTCGCCCTCGGCGCCTTCTTCGCCGGCGTCGTGATGAACGGCTCGCACCTGAGCCACAAGGCGGCCAACGACACCCTGCCACTGCAGGATGCCTTCGCCGTGCTCTTCTTCGTGTCGGTGGGCATGCTGTTTGATCCCGCCGTCCTGCTGCGCGAGCCGCTGGCGGTGCTGGCGACCATCTTCGTCATCATCATCGGCAAGTCGGTGGCGGCCTTCATCATAGTGCGGCTGTTTGGCCACAGCCGACGCACCGCCCTCACCATCTCGGCCAGTCTGGCGCAGGTGGGGGAGTTCTCCTTCATCCTGATGGGGCTGGGCAGCCTGCTGGGGCTGGTGCCCGATGTGGCGCGCGACCTGGTACTGATCGGGGCCTGTTTCTCCATCATGCTCAACCCGCTGGTGTTCAATCAGGCCGAGCGCTGGTTGCGGCGCCACCCTGAGCCGCAGGCGGAAGAGGCCCCCATCCAGTGCCCCCTGCGGGGCCATGTCGTGGTGGTCGGGGCCGGCGCCATCGGCAGCCATCTGATCCGGCGCCTGCACGAGCAGGGGCAGACGATGGTGGTCATAGACAGTGACGAGAGCCTGCTCGCCCCCTGGCGCGCCCTGGGGATCAGCTGCCTGGCGGGTCAACCGACCCAGGGGGATCTGCTCGATGCGGCGCTGCCCGATGCCAGCTGGCTGCTGATCACCCTGGATGACAGCCTGCTGGCCGGCGAGGTCGCGGCCATGGCCCGTGAGCGGGGAGCCTTGCTGCAAGTGGCGGCCTGCGGCCAAGCGCCCGAGGAGGTGCATCACCTGCGCGGACGCGGCGCTCAGCACGTAGTGCAGAGTCAGGAGGAGGCGGCGCGGCGATTGTGTCAGCTGGTGATCCACTCCCTCCCCACCGAGCCGGATCCGGCCTGACCCCTCTCGGGTGCATGCCGCGCCCCTGTCCCGTAGGGGCGAAGCATGGCAAGCGCCTGGAATACACCCCTGGCCCCAGCGCCCTCCCGCCACAAGATGAAAAAATCGAGGCCACCCTGGGGTGGCCTCGTTGTTTTCATCGCCTGATAGAAACCCGCGCTTACACCCCCAGCCGATCCCGCAGGCTGTACCAGGTGGCACCCGCCATGGTGAAGGGGATGCGGAACAGCCGGCCACCCGGGAAGGGGTAGTGAGGCAACTTGGCGAAGGCGTCGAACCGCTCGGCCTGGCCACTCAGCACTTCCGCCAGCAGCTTGCCCGCCAGATGGGTACAGGTCACGCCGTGGCCACTGTAG encodes the following:
- the ybaL gene encoding YbaL family putative K(+) efflux transporter; its protein translation is MDHSLPLITTLVGGLVLAYLFGMLAQRLRISPMVGYLAAGVVCGPFTPGYVADLRLAPELAEIGVILLMFGVGLHFSLKDLLSVKQIAIPGAIVQITLATLLGLGLSQLLGWSITAGLVFGLALSTASTVVLLRALESRGQLDTREGRIAIGWLIVEDLVMVLALVLLPILANLQTGGETLTLAHVLRDLGFTLAKVAAFIALMTIGGRRLIPWMLARTAATGSRELFTLAVLSCSLGIAFGAVKLFGVSFALGAFFAGVVMNGSHLSHKAANDTLPLQDAFAVLFFVSVGMLFDPAVLLREPLAVLATIFVIIIGKSVAAFIIVRLFGHSRRTALTISASLAQVGEFSFILMGLGSLLGLVPDVARDLVLIGACFSIMLNPLVFNQAERWLRRHPEPQAEEAPIQCPLRGHVVVVGAGAIGSHLIRRLHEQGQTMVVIDSDESLLAPWRALGISCLAGQPTQGDLLDAALPDASWLLITLDDSLLAGEVAAMARERGALLQVAACGQAPEEVHHLRGRGAQHVVQSQEEAARRLCQLVIHSLPTEPDPA
- the ggt gene encoding gamma-glutamyltransferase encodes the protein MSLKPLGLLVAFGLLAGCAPQNGFHYVPPPQTLLAPEAASGWTDKQGWQGRDFMVAAANPLAVDAGYQIIKAGGSAVDAAIAVQLVLTLVEPQSSGIGGGSLLLVWDGKRVSAVDGRETAPAAATDQLFMRDGKPMAFYDGVVGGRSVGVPGTVRALELAHQRYGKLPWATLFEPAITLAEQGFIISPRLATLLQKDPYLAKDPDARAYFYLPDGTPRAAGSRLSNPALAGVLQTLAREGADAFYRGPLAEAMVAKVHQHPTNPGVLAAADLASYSAKLRDGLCFDYRQSEVCGFPTPSSGTIALGQIFGMLESRDMAALKPVPTADGRLAASSEAIHLYSEAARLAFADRNQYVADGDFVGVPVQGLLDKGYLAERGKLIGTRSMGIAQPGTPPLALARGKDATPELPSTSHVSIVDKAGMAVSMTSSIEDGFGSRLMVNGYLLNNQLTDFSFTSADAAGLPVANRVEPGKRPRSSMSPLLVFDKQTGELEMSLGSPGGSAIINYVGKTLLGTQDWGLNLQQAINLPNFGSRNGPTELEQGRTPQAVIEGLKARGHEVLLNEQTSGLQGVERNAAGWFGAADPRREGVARGE